A window of the Arachis duranensis cultivar V14167 chromosome 5, aradu.V14167.gnm2.J7QH, whole genome shotgun sequence genome harbors these coding sequences:
- the LOC107489618 gene encoding uncharacterized protein LOC107489618 has translation MGPISFARVRNEMREMNENKEDPSQVDVFVATRTGQKGKELDSGTQAIIDKLKSHQEAGDTPEKAFTTVFGKEQPGRVQCYGRTITKTSLQKEREIAKIKQQHGETISSMKTKLHETKDRVQSLEDHVKLLLQQSSLGTNIDEALSLLRTKESTHDINSKQCPNGNDRPSSSTRDPK, from the exons ATGGGACCTATAAGTTTTGCAAGAGTGCGTAATGAAATg CGTGAAATGAATGAGAACAAAGAAGACCCATCACaggttgatgtgtttgttgcaACTCGAACTGGACAAAAAGGAAAAGAGCTTGATTCAGGAACACAAGCTATTATT gATAAACTTAAGAGCCACCAAGAAGCTGGAGACACTCCCGAGAAAGCATTTACTACAGTATTTGGCAAAGAACAACCAGGAAGAGTTCAATGTTATGGGAGGACAATCACAAAAACATCTCTGCAGAAAGAACGAGAGATTGCTAAAATTAAGCAACAACATGGAGAGACTATAAGttcaatgaaaactaaacttCATGAGACAAAAGATAGAGTCCAAAGTTTGGAGGATCATGTGAAGCTTCTCTTGCAACAGAGTTCTCTTGGCACAAATATTGATGAAGCACTGTCTTTATTACGAACCAAGGAATCAACACATGATATAAATAGTAAGCAATGTCCGAATGGCAATGATCGTCCTTCCTCATCAACTCGTGATCCAAAATGA